The following are from one region of the Leptospira selangorensis genome:
- a CDS encoding class I SAM-dependent methyltransferase, whose product MTHVEKFEGERAQVYERRIGKMIPFYSGIMELVATYLLENTPENGKILSVGCGTGADFAKLLKIAPDRFSITGIDPSPEMIEQAQKKFPQLKFICGTVEELPLAEEYDSATLLFVLHFLPDTGDKLSILKEIYSRLKKGGSLILFDLFDSEPNGSEILFQNIKSYLINFQGWEEEAVQIYLKRVFELHRISGTRYTELLQEAGFSISSQKFRSLHVGGWIATK is encoded by the coding sequence ATGACCCACGTAGAAAAGTTCGAAGGTGAAAGAGCACAGGTTTACGAGAGAAGGATCGGCAAAATGATCCCATTCTATTCAGGGATCATGGAATTAGTTGCGACCTATCTTTTAGAAAATACTCCAGAAAATGGAAAGATCTTATCCGTAGGCTGCGGAACTGGGGCAGACTTTGCCAAATTATTAAAAATTGCTCCGGATCGGTTTTCGATTACCGGTATAGACCCTTCTCCTGAAATGATCGAACAGGCTCAGAAAAAATTCCCTCAACTTAAATTTATCTGCGGAACAGTGGAAGAACTCCCACTTGCAGAAGAATACGATTCCGCCACTTTACTATTTGTTTTACATTTTCTTCCGGATACCGGAGATAAACTCTCCATCTTAAAAGAGATTTATTCTAGATTAAAAAAAGGAGGAAGCCTAATCTTATTCGATCTATTCGATTCCGAACCGAATGGGTCAGAGATCTTATTCCAAAATATAAAATCTTATCTAATCAATTTCCAAGGCTGGGAAGAAGAAGCAGTCCAAATCTATCTTAAAAGAGTATTCGAACTGCATCGTATTTCAGGTACCAGATACACTGAACTTTTACAAGAAGCCGGATTTTCGATAAGTTCTCAAAAATTCAGATCCTTACATGTAGGCGGATGGATCGCTACTAAATAA
- a CDS encoding GGDEF domain-containing protein encodes MSSSPKNYWIRNPNFLENQEDAILISDHKGKLLDSNSQAKEFGLIPEKNDLKHSSWYPKLSKADSKEHSHLTLHLSSGKKRFICRTIPILVDEKEPANAFYFKDITERSFTEAKAKRYETLFRRRENKIKELEIRDKLTGLFNREYTIESFQAELYRAERSGTSIGVVYLDIDGLKEINEIFGNSGGDLLLKEMGRILLENSRRSDISSRIGGEKFLLLLPGAHKNIVLERAEKIKRLFSESSSNGPWGEVKVTLSLGVAMYPEDGSTYDVLLQKVQTGN; translated from the coding sequence ATGTCTTCTTCTCCCAAAAACTATTGGATCCGAAACCCGAACTTTCTGGAAAACCAGGAAGATGCTATTCTTATCTCCGATCATAAAGGAAAACTTTTGGATTCGAATTCTCAGGCAAAAGAGTTTGGGCTTATTCCTGAAAAAAATGATCTAAAACATTCTTCTTGGTATCCGAAACTCTCCAAAGCCGATTCGAAAGAGCATTCTCATCTAACATTACATCTTTCTTCCGGCAAAAAAAGATTCATATGCAGAACAATTCCGATCTTAGTGGATGAAAAAGAACCTGCAAATGCTTTCTACTTCAAAGATATCACGGAAAGATCTTTTACCGAAGCAAAGGCAAAAAGATACGAAACCCTTTTCAGAAGAAGGGAAAACAAAATTAAAGAATTAGAAATTCGAGATAAACTCACAGGTCTATTTAATAGAGAATACACAATCGAATCCTTCCAAGCGGAACTTTATAGGGCAGAAAGAAGCGGAACCTCGATCGGCGTGGTTTATTTGGACATAGACGGATTAAAAGAGATCAACGAAATATTCGGGAATAGCGGAGGAGACCTTCTACTTAAAGAAATGGGAAGGATACTTTTGGAAAATTCCAGGAGGAGCGATATTTCTTCTAGGATCGGAGGCGAAAAATTCTTACTTCTTCTTCCAGGAGCACATAAGAATATAGTGTTGGAAAGAGCGGAGAAGATCAAAAGATTATTTTCGGAATCCAGCTCCAACGGCCCTTGGGGAGAAGTGAAAGTCACTTTATCTTTAGGAGTTGCAATGTATCCGGAAGACGGTTCCACATATGATGTTCTTCTACAAAAAGTCCAAACAGGAAATTAG
- a CDS encoding helix-turn-helix transcriptional regulator, which translates to MRADRLLNILLHLQAKGRTTAKELSKKLEISERTVHRDMEALSSAGIPIYAERGIGGGWSLSEGYRTNLTGFKKEEVISLLLVHSSRVLEDLGKKKDFDSAFVKLMASLPPAYRKDAETARQRIHIDGLGWGRAIRELPLLPILQDAVWEEKKVKIIYEKEGGKPEPRTIEPYGLVAKDTIWYVVAKRGKEMRVYRISRIKEASVTTERFERPKKFDLSKYWEEWIKEFKSRVPKYLIKIKVTDATAEHIKSIPYMKCLSHKPLTKGFAEMVIDMETKEWALGSMLQHCDSVFVLEPLELQEAIRHKAREILKIYE; encoded by the coding sequence ATGAGAGCTGATAGGCTTCTAAATATTTTATTGCATCTGCAGGCAAAAGGAAGGACCACCGCCAAGGAACTTTCCAAAAAATTAGAAATTTCAGAACGAACTGTTCATAGGGATATGGAAGCTCTTTCTTCCGCTGGAATTCCAATCTATGCAGAACGAGGGATCGGCGGAGGTTGGAGTTTAAGCGAAGGTTACAGAACAAACCTTACTGGTTTTAAAAAAGAAGAAGTGATCTCCTTATTACTAGTCCATTCTTCTAGGGTTTTGGAGGATTTAGGAAAGAAGAAGGACTTCGATTCTGCATTCGTCAAACTCATGGCATCTCTTCCTCCTGCATATAGAAAGGATGCGGAAACTGCCAGACAAAGAATTCATATAGACGGCCTGGGCTGGGGAAGAGCGATCAGAGAACTTCCACTTCTTCCGATACTACAAGACGCTGTTTGGGAAGAGAAAAAAGTAAAGATCATCTATGAAAAAGAAGGCGGAAAACCTGAACCAAGAACGATCGAACCTTACGGGCTTGTAGCTAAGGACACGATCTGGTATGTAGTTGCAAAACGTGGAAAAGAAATGAGAGTCTATCGAATATCTCGTATCAAAGAAGCTTCTGTCACTACCGAAAGATTTGAAAGACCTAAAAAATTTGATCTAAGCAAATATTGGGAAGAATGGATCAAGGAATTCAAATCAAGAGTCCCTAAATATCTGATCAAAATTAAAGTCACGGATGCCACTGCGGAGCATATCAAAAGTATTCCTTATATGAAATGCCTAAGCCATAAACCTCTGACAAAAGGTTTTGCCGAAATGGTGATCGATATGGAAACCAAAGAATGGGCGTTAGGAAGTATGCTCCAACACTGCGATTCCGTTTTTGTTTTAGAACCTTTAGAATTGCAGGAAGCAATTCGACATAAGGCCAGAGAAATCCTAAAAATTTACGAATAA
- a CDS encoding alpha/beta fold hydrolase — protein MITLATSVFGIVLCKGEIIKTSVHGPTGKISYKDEGFGGMPVVFIHSFGGNVSHWDEIKDALVPNRRVVRIELRGHGDSEFPKDGDYRISSMAQDLATVVNLLGLQRFVLVGHSMGGSVALQYAGENPSRVAGLVLVDSNGDPKKLPEAVRNQIKNALYSDTYVQTTEAYWEQLLANSKPEIKERLMRELTRTPKDTVIKITSELLDYDPNHSLKRYVGPKLAIVTPENDDQFALHRLHLGFPHTVVTNAGHWLQLDQPKEFQNILETFLQKF, from the coding sequence ATGATTACTTTAGCAACTTCCGTTTTTGGTATTGTTCTTTGTAAAGGTGAAATTATCAAAACCTCCGTCCATGGCCCAACAGGAAAAATTTCCTATAAAGACGAAGGTTTTGGCGGAATGCCGGTAGTGTTTATCCATTCTTTCGGTGGTAATGTTTCTCATTGGGATGAGATCAAGGATGCCCTCGTTCCGAACAGAAGAGTGGTCCGAATAGAACTTCGAGGACATGGGGATTCGGAATTTCCTAAAGATGGAGATTATAGGATCTCTTCTATGGCGCAGGATCTGGCCACAGTTGTAAATCTTCTGGGCTTACAAAGATTCGTGCTCGTGGGCCATAGTATGGGGGGAAGTGTCGCATTACAATATGCAGGAGAAAATCCAAGTAGAGTAGCTGGACTCGTTCTTGTGGATTCCAATGGTGATCCCAAAAAATTACCGGAAGCGGTTCGTAACCAAATCAAAAATGCATTATATTCGGATACGTATGTGCAGACTACCGAGGCTTATTGGGAACAATTATTAGCGAATTCTAAACCTGAAATAAAAGAAAGATTAATGAGAGAATTAACCAGAACTCCAAAAGATACCGTGATCAAGATCACTTCGGAACTATTGGATTATGATCCGAACCATTCTTTAAAAAGGTATGTAGGTCCAAAACTTGCGATAGTCACTCCGGAAAACGATGACCAATTTGCATTACATAGACTTCATTTAGGATTTCCTCATACTGTAGTTACAAATGCGGGACATTGGCTGCAATTGGACCAACCGAAAGAATTCCAAAATATTTTGGAGACATTCTTACAAAAATTCTAA
- a CDS encoding adenylate/guanylate cyclase domain-containing protein yields the protein MKSLKVIPLILFFVLTLFSCRSKNSSKISPLAENGVLDLREWNFAEDGIVKLDGEWKFQWMKLAVSRPDLGSKDAATHIVNIPGNWNQIPKLEGMNPLMAFGYGTYTLKIIPGQNQGRLMMHFQGAGTAASIYLDGKKIMGNGVVGPDANSSRPQYLPLYVSIGQPNKEMLLQVEISNFDHYKGGLWESLRMGTEVDLLNFRDNSSFSEMFLFGSIIIMALYHFGLYSLRRRDMTGLFFGAFCASICLRIFVTGERFLILKFPHLPWEFFNKLEYISFYLAVPFFIYYLDALYPHSLSAKLKRIFIGFNLVVSAIVVFTPASIYTHTLIPFQVCLIFVILWIFFVLVRLVRSGAEGSLMALGGVIALTAAAINDSLYSQAVINTGYYLPLGLFVFIFVQSYLLSFRFSQAFLYIERLSDNLLEVNKAYSRFVPLAFLKFLNKNDITEIGLGDQVQREMTILFSDIRSFTQLSEKMTPKDNFDFLNSYMRKMGPIIRKHGGFIDKYLGDGIMALFPSLPDQALDAAMEMLRELESLNQSRADRHYEPIQIGIGLHTGTLMLGTIGEEERMDGTVISDAVNLASRIEGLTKEFHANLLLSESTYRKLKNRRKYSFKKLGKVKVKGKSKSSEVYEVLG from the coding sequence ATGAAATCTCTCAAAGTAATTCCACTCATACTATTTTTCGTCCTAACGTTATTCTCCTGTCGAAGCAAAAATTCCTCTAAAATTTCCCCTCTTGCAGAAAACGGGGTTTTAGATCTGAGAGAATGGAACTTTGCAGAAGACGGTATCGTTAAATTGGATGGAGAGTGGAAATTCCAATGGATGAAACTTGCCGTCTCTCGTCCGGATCTCGGATCCAAAGATGCCGCAACTCATATAGTTAATATTCCTGGAAACTGGAACCAAATTCCTAAGTTAGAGGGGATGAATCCTCTGATGGCTTTCGGATATGGAACTTATACTTTAAAAATTATTCCCGGCCAAAATCAGGGAAGGCTAATGATGCACTTCCAAGGCGCCGGAACTGCTGCTTCTATCTATTTGGATGGGAAGAAGATCATGGGAAATGGAGTGGTGGGTCCGGATGCAAACTCATCTCGTCCCCAATATCTTCCACTTTATGTTTCGATCGGACAACCGAACAAGGAGATGTTATTACAAGTAGAGATCTCTAACTTCGATCATTATAAGGGAGGACTTTGGGAATCTCTTAGGATGGGAACAGAGGTGGACCTTCTGAACTTCAGAGACAATAGCTCTTTTAGCGAGATGTTCTTGTTCGGAAGTATCATCATCATGGCTTTATACCATTTTGGTCTCTATTCTTTAAGAAGAAGGGACATGACCGGGTTGTTTTTCGGAGCATTCTGCGCGAGTATCTGCCTTAGGATTTTCGTAACTGGAGAAAGATTCCTGATCCTAAAATTTCCTCATCTGCCTTGGGAATTTTTTAATAAGCTGGAATATATCTCCTTCTACTTAGCGGTTCCATTTTTCATTTATTATTTAGACGCGTTATACCCGCACTCACTCTCTGCAAAGTTAAAAAGGATCTTTATAGGATTTAATCTGGTCGTATCTGCGATTGTAGTATTTACTCCTGCTAGTATATATACACATACTTTGATTCCGTTCCAAGTATGTTTGATTTTTGTAATATTATGGATCTTCTTCGTATTAGTTCGTTTGGTTAGATCAGGCGCAGAAGGTTCTTTGATGGCACTCGGTGGCGTGATTGCATTAACTGCGGCTGCAATCAATGATAGTTTATATTCACAAGCGGTGATCAATACCGGGTATTATCTTCCATTAGGATTATTCGTTTTCATATTCGTGCAGTCTTATCTGCTTTCTTTCCGGTTTTCTCAAGCATTCTTATATATAGAACGTTTATCAGACAACCTACTGGAAGTGAACAAGGCCTATAGTAGATTCGTTCCTTTAGCCTTCTTGAAATTTTTAAATAAGAATGATATTACAGAGATTGGCTTGGGAGATCAGGTCCAAAGAGAAATGACCATCCTATTTTCGGATATCAGATCCTTTACCCAACTCTCCGAGAAGATGACTCCTAAAGACAATTTCGACTTCTTGAATTCTTATATGAGAAAGATGGGGCCTATTATCCGAAAACACGGAGGTTTCATCGATAAGTATCTGGGCGATGGGATTATGGCTCTCTTTCCGAGCCTGCCTGACCAAGCTCTGGATGCTGCGATGGAAATGCTCCGAGAGTTAGAAAGTCTAAACCAATCCAGAGCGGATCGACATTATGAGCCGATCCAAATCGGTATCGGACTTCATACAGGAACATTGATGCTCGGAACCATCGGAGAAGAAGAAAGAATGGATGGGACAGTGATCTCGGACGCTGTCAATCTTGCTTCTCGTATCGAGGGACTTACGAAGGAGTTTCATGCGAACCTTCTACTTAGCGAAAGTACATACCGCAAGTTGAAGAATCGCAGAAAGTATTCCTTTAAAAAATTAGGCAAAGTAAAAGTAAAAGGAAAATCCAAGTCCAGCGAAGTATACGAGGTCCTGGGCTAA
- a CDS encoding inorganic diphosphatase, whose amino-acid sequence MQHPWHEASPGPNPPHEVHALVEIPSGSKAKFEVDKESGLIKLDRVLFASAHYPAHYGFIPQTLGDDKDPLDILVLCSEEVPPLCLVPARVVGVMRMIDRGEGDEKILAVASGDRSFDGIEHVSQLPNSFRAELTHFFSVYKQLEKKEVRVEEPEGPEVAKELILRALDFYKQKFPKK is encoded by the coding sequence ATACAACATCCTTGGCACGAGGCCAGTCCCGGCCCAAATCCTCCTCATGAAGTCCATGCACTTGTGGAAATTCCTTCCGGAAGTAAGGCCAAGTTCGAAGTGGATAAGGAATCAGGGCTTATCAAATTGGATCGGGTACTTTTTGCTTCCGCGCATTATCCTGCTCACTACGGCTTTATCCCCCAAACTTTGGGAGATGATAAGGATCCTTTGGATATCCTAGTTCTTTGTTCGGAAGAAGTTCCCCCGCTTTGTTTGGTGCCTGCCAGAGTGGTCGGGGTTATGAGAATGATAGATAGAGGAGAAGGAGACGAAAAGATCCTGGCTGTCGCTTCGGGAGATAGAAGTTTTGACGGGATAGAACATGTATCTCAACTTCCGAATTCATTCAGAGCAGAGCTGACTCATTTTTTCTCAGTATATAAACAATTAGAAAAAAAAGAAGTTAGGGTAGAAGAGCCGGAAGGCCCCGAGGTAGCAAAAGAGCTAATCCTCAGAGCATTAGATTTTTATAAACAGAAGTTCCCTAAAAAGTGA
- a CDS encoding TetR/AcrR family transcriptional regulator, with product MGQKGEIAKEKMVRAMAERLEIGGYAGTGLNDIVEDAKAPKGSIYFHFPGGKEELASLALLVSGNELAKELKAVLDSAKSVSAGIQRVFSALEYRLVSSGFSKGCPIMTTASETASEPSLVNSTCAAVFQDWISILDSFFRKNGFEESRSGELSIGILSLLEGAILISRTSRNTNAIRSASKTAKLLVSEK from the coding sequence ATGGGTCAGAAGGGAGAAATCGCAAAGGAAAAGATGGTCCGTGCCATGGCGGAACGTCTGGAAATCGGGGGATATGCGGGAACCGGGTTAAACGATATCGTAGAAGATGCAAAAGCACCCAAAGGATCTATCTATTTCCATTTTCCTGGTGGAAAGGAAGAATTGGCCTCCTTAGCTCTTCTGGTATCCGGCAACGAATTGGCCAAGGAACTAAAGGCCGTTTTGGATTCTGCCAAATCTGTTTCGGCAGGGATCCAAAGGGTATTTTCCGCCTTGGAATATAGGCTTGTATCTTCCGGTTTTTCCAAAGGTTGCCCGATCATGACCACTGCTTCCGAGACCGCCTCGGAACCTTCTTTAGTGAACTCAACTTGCGCTGCAGTTTTCCAAGATTGGATCTCCATATTGGATTCGTTTTTCCGGAAAAACGGATTTGAGGAGAGCAGATCCGGAGAACTATCAATCGGTATTCTTTCCTTATTAGAAGGAGCCATACTGATTTCCAGGACAAGCCGAAATACGAATGCGATACGATCCGCTTCTAAAACGGCAAAACTTCTCGTTTCGGAGAAATAA
- a CDS encoding MBL fold metallo-hydrolase, producing MKLKITFSAIFAFLLLVFCTALGIPKLAISDIPELEKLSKDPRLENPSGLAKLKFTIFKTGEKKASSAFIFEGGPLFHRKQIYHSVVFVEHPKGTFLFDSGLGTQIQEQYKDHRFYVKPMVTYQNPNPLVSQLKANGIDSDKIGDIVLSHLHWDHAGGVEDFPKARIWSTQEGRKHLQEFGVEKGYLPKQLDSENIIWKDLGFSSKPYENYSKSLDWFGDGSVVFVPMEGHTAGDIGMFLNLPSGKRFFFTGDITWAREGFEIPSHRTRLLRSIVDRDQELVGKEIYRVHSLLKVYPNLEVVPAHDGEVIDRLGLYPHWTE from the coding sequence ATGAAACTTAAAATCACATTTTCGGCGATATTCGCCTTTTTACTTTTAGTATTTTGTACTGCATTAGGAATTCCTAAACTAGCAATTTCAGATATTCCTGAGTTGGAAAAATTATCCAAGGATCCCAGATTGGAAAATCCTTCCGGGTTGGCCAAACTCAAATTTACGATCTTTAAAACAGGGGAGAAGAAGGCGTCTTCCGCATTCATATTCGAAGGTGGACCTTTATTTCACAGAAAACAGATCTATCACAGTGTTGTTTTTGTAGAACACCCCAAAGGGACTTTTTTGTTCGATTCGGGCCTTGGGACCCAGATCCAGGAACAATACAAAGACCATAGATTTTATGTAAAACCTATGGTGACTTATCAGAATCCGAATCCTTTAGTTTCTCAATTAAAGGCGAACGGGATTGATTCAGATAAGATCGGGGACATCGTTCTATCTCATTTACATTGGGATCATGCGGGCGGGGTGGAAGATTTTCCAAAGGCAAGGATCTGGTCCACGCAAGAAGGCAGAAAACATCTGCAAGAATTCGGAGTGGAGAAGGGCTATTTGCCAAAACAATTAGATTCGGAAAACATAATATGGAAGGATCTGGGTTTTTCTTCTAAACCTTACGAAAATTATTCCAAAAGCCTGGATTGGTTTGGAGATGGGTCTGTGGTATTCGTTCCAATGGAAGGTCATACTGCAGGAGATATCGGAATGTTCCTGAACTTACCTTCTGGAAAAAGATTCTTTTTTACGGGAGATATTACCTGGGCAAGAGAAGGTTTTGAAATTCCTTCTCATAGAACCAGGTTGCTTAGATCTATCGTGGACAGAGATCAGGAACTTGTAGGAAAGGAAATATACAGAGTACATTCTCTTTTAAAGGTTTATCCGAATCTTGAAGTTGTCCCTGCTCACGACGGAGAAGTGATAGACCGTTTGGGATTATATCCTCATTGGACTGAATAA
- a CDS encoding carbon-nitrogen hydrolase family protein has product MHRFLLGLIQLNSGTDVDMNLQKCENFIREAASEGAKLVGLPENFPFLGSEKEKLERSEEIKTKTLTLLSDISKKLNITILAGGFPNPAPNGKVFNTSIIFGPDGKEKFEYHKIHLFDTDPGDGIEYRESRTVESGQVVPETYKSPELGNISSVICYDLRFPELFREIMKKDAEMIFVPSAFTKITGQAHWEVLLRARAIENQCFIFAPAQTGIHLKGRETYGHSLVVDPWGNILADAGEGEKLLLTEIDLEEVQVVRKKIPALKHRKIHS; this is encoded by the coding sequence ATGCACCGTTTTCTTTTAGGACTGATCCAGTTAAACAGCGGAACTGATGTGGATATGAATCTGCAAAAATGTGAGAACTTCATCCGAGAGGCCGCTTCCGAAGGTGCTAAACTTGTCGGTCTTCCGGAAAATTTTCCTTTTTTAGGATCTGAAAAGGAGAAGTTAGAAAGATCGGAAGAGATCAAAACTAAAACACTAACCCTTCTTTCAGATATATCAAAAAAACTGAATATAACGATTCTCGCGGGAGGATTCCCTAATCCGGCTCCAAACGGAAAAGTTTTTAATACTTCTATCATTTTCGGGCCGGATGGAAAGGAAAAATTCGAATATCATAAAATCCATTTATTCGATACCGATCCTGGAGACGGAATAGAATATAGAGAATCCAGAACCGTGGAATCCGGCCAAGTTGTTCCGGAAACTTACAAAAGTCCCGAGCTTGGAAATATTTCTTCTGTGATCTGTTATGATCTACGTTTTCCAGAATTATTCCGAGAAATTATGAAGAAGGATGCGGAAATGATCTTTGTTCCTTCTGCCTTCACCAAAATCACAGGACAAGCTCATTGGGAAGTTTTACTAAGAGCAAGAGCGATCGAAAACCAATGTTTTATATTCGCTCCCGCACAAACCGGAATTCACTTAAAAGGAAGGGAAACCTACGGACATTCTTTAGTAGTAGATCCTTGGGGAAACATCTTAGCCGATGCAGGAGAAGGCGAAAAATTACTTTTAACAGAGATAGATCTGGAAGAAGTGCAGGTAGTCCGTAAAAAAATACCTGCACTAAAACATCGAAAAATACATTCTTAA
- a CDS encoding DUF2442 domain-containing protein, whose product MSSTAGNNLITNVPAIKVWVENRMVYLELSDGRVLGFPADRFKLLKTASDSQLQEVQLELKGHALRWESLDEDLTVQGILEGKFQLPLEPST is encoded by the coding sequence ATGAGTTCCACGGCTGGCAATAATCTAATTACGAATGTGCCTGCGATCAAAGTTTGGGTAGAAAATCGTATGGTCTATCTAGAACTAAGCGATGGCAGAGTTTTAGGATTTCCAGCAGACAGATTCAAATTACTTAAAACCGCTTCGGATTCACAACTCCAAGAAGTTCAATTAGAATTAAAAGGACATGCTCTCCGTTGGGAAAGTTTGGACGAAGACCTGACCGTGCAAGGAATACTAGAAGGAAAATTTCAGCTCCCTCTAGAACCTTCTACTTAA
- a CDS encoding DUF4160 domain-containing protein yields MPTVLKIFGYRFHFYSNEGNEPPHIHCRKENSECKLWLDTVLLAENKGFRNHEVREIEKLVF; encoded by the coding sequence ATGCCTACGGTTTTAAAAATATTCGGATATCGTTTTCATTTCTATTCGAATGAAGGAAATGAACCCCCACATATTCATTGTCGAAAAGAAAATTCGGAATGCAAATTATGGTTAGATACTGTATTATTAGCCGAGAACAAAGGATTTCGAAATCATGAAGTTCGAGAAATCGAAAAGCTTGTATTTTAA
- a CDS encoding DegT/DnrJ/EryC1/StrS family aminotransferase: MITARKTFLPFALPSISEKAIEEVAAVLRSGWITSGPKVKEFEEEFAKYTGAEFALAMNSATAGLHLALESIGLCSEDAVLVPAVTFTATAETVCYFGAEPILTDVDPIFNLMTEVTLKETIEKECVFSKGNLVHKKTGKTVRAVMPVHLAGAVCDMDSINSLAKEYHLYVIEDSAHAFPAVHKGERIGTHGDFTVFSFYATKGITTGEGGMVTTRHAHFAERMKLMRLHGINRETYGRPGWYYEVVSPGYKYNMSDIAAALGLVQLAEAEDLWRRRIQIAEIYRSEFADLPFLHLPLPAINGEHSWHLFRVEVDTVPGKINRDILCSELQKRNIGSSLHFIPLYEHPFYQRFGFERKNYPNADAMYKRTLSLPLFAGMTDGDIEDVVTAVKDIFTDL; the protein is encoded by the coding sequence ATGATCACAGCAAGAAAAACGTTTTTACCTTTCGCACTCCCCTCGATTTCCGAAAAAGCGATCGAAGAAGTGGCGGCGGTACTGCGCTCCGGCTGGATCACCTCGGGACCGAAAGTAAAAGAATTCGAAGAAGAATTTGCAAAATACACTGGAGCAGAATTTGCCCTGGCAATGAATTCGGCGACGGCAGGACTTCATCTTGCTTTAGAATCCATAGGACTTTGTTCCGAGGATGCAGTGCTTGTCCCTGCAGTAACATTTACCGCCACCGCAGAAACGGTTTGTTATTTCGGCGCAGAGCCGATCCTTACAGATGTTGACCCGATTTTCAACCTGATGACCGAGGTTACTTTAAAGGAAACCATTGAAAAAGAATGTGTGTTTTCCAAAGGGAACCTGGTTCATAAAAAAACCGGAAAGACAGTGCGTGCAGTTATGCCTGTACATCTTGCAGGTGCAGTTTGTGATATGGATTCCATCAATTCACTCGCGAAAGAATATCATCTTTATGTAATTGAAGATTCCGCTCACGCCTTCCCCGCAGTTCATAAGGGAGAAAGGATCGGGACTCACGGTGATTTTACCGTATTTAGTTTTTATGCCACCAAAGGGATCACAACCGGAGAAGGTGGAATGGTCACCACTCGTCACGCTCACTTTGCAGAAAGAATGAAATTGATGAGACTTCATGGGATCAATAGAGAAACTTACGGACGTCCGGGCTGGTATTACGAAGTGGTTTCTCCGGGTTATAAATATAATATGAGCGATATCGCTGCAGCACTCGGACTTGTCCAGCTTGCAGAGGCGGAGGACCTTTGGAGAAGAAGGATCCAAATCGCCGAGATCTACCGCTCCGAATTTGCAGATTTACCTTTTTTACATCTTCCTTTGCCTGCAATCAACGGGGAACATTCTTGGCATTTATTCAGAGTAGAAGTAGACACTGTTCCAGGAAAGATCAACAGAGATATTCTTTGTTCTGAATTACAAAAACGGAATATAGGTTCAAGCCTACATTTTATTCCTCTGTACGAGCACCCTTTCTACCAAAGATTCGGATTCGAAAGAAAAAATTATCCGAACGCAGATGCAATGTATAAAAGAACTCTTTCACTTCCTCTATTCGCGGGAATGACAGATGGTGACATAGAAGATGTTGTCACTGCAGTAAAAGATATTTTTACAGATCTGTAA